Proteins from a genomic interval of Triplophysa dalaica isolate WHDGS20190420 chromosome 13, ASM1584641v1, whole genome shotgun sequence:
- the prdm1c gene encoding PR domain zinc finger protein 1 yields MPSKITANDGVTVHTEKHEWIRTSMQASFPRNLRFTYHNQKVGGVCTTTEIPAGTWFGPLQGDRLHSEDTPLDVHGHHIWKISEGRLHHFLFHKDESSRNWMSFVKAAPSPWQQNLVERQVGMEIYFYAVRHLRPGEELFVGRRLENDKPITSLITSSQTSVCVERQNPVNKRKRGHTITEILESDYSFPNPPLLKETYSLPSKHEPKSRKADLISIGTHQKPSLTVVMPDISMTLRGLPYMPTIPQSPLPRHISPIIQNVPLRQPSPHLSHNIPFPQIHMHPCLLRLASNESDLPLVNRNDSRVPVKTASTSSLKEDTKAAYNRPTTPPPSLSNTANLFPGSSDEVINDITAQKDSPEVGVATPSISSSTHHDTPGSHDPCVKPGQTVGHHNLPYPLQRQNGKIQYKCNVCEKDFSQLSNLKVHLRVHSGEKPYRCVTCKRNFSQLAHLQKHTLVHTGEKPHECHVCNRRFSSSSNLKTHLRLHSGERPYVCKQCPARFTQHIHLRLHRRLHTSPRPHQCQECLRKYTHLCSLQIHSHQFCPDTSTTGSASQLVLANEELESFDVSEAAQNLEVAMEMASVQRMCQLIWARVLAVPSSLQQGAAQKRCEEGL; encoded by the exons atgccaTCTAAAATCACAGCGAACGATGGAGTCACCGTACACACGGAGAAGCATGAGTGGATCAGAACCAGCATGCAGGCATCATTTCCCAGAAACCTCAGGTTTACATATCACAATCAG AAGGTTGGGGGTGTTTGTACTACAACAGAGATTCCCGCAGGGACATGGTTTGGCCCGCTGCAGGGAGATCGTCTCCATTCTGAAGACACACCGTTAGACGTCCACGGACATCACATCTGGAAG ATCTCAGAGGGGCGtttacatcacttcctgttccaTAAAGATGAGAGCAGCAGGAACTGGATGAGCTTTGTCAAAGCTGCCCCGTCTCCTTGGCAACAGAATCTTGTAGAACGGCAAGTTGGGATGGAGATTTACTTCTATGCAGTAAGACATCTAAGGCCGGGGGAGGAGCTATTTGTGGGGCGGAGACTGGAAAACGACAAGCCAATCACAAGTCTCATAACTTCCT CTCAGACTTCAGTTTGTGTGGAGAGACAGAATCCagtgaataaaagaaaaagaggtCATACCATCACTGAGATCCTGGAGTCTGACTACAGTTTTCCCAATCCACCTCTTCTCAAAGAAACTTACAGCCTCCCATCTAAACATGAACCTAAAAGTAGAAAAGCAGATCTGATCTCAATCGGCACGCACCAGAAACCTTCGCTGACCGTAGTCATGCCTGACATCTCCATGACTTTGAGAGGTCTCCCATACATGCCTACCATCCCGCAATCCCCTCTGCCGAGGCACATCTCACCTATCATTCAAAATGTGCCATTGCGCCAGCCGTCACCACACCTATCCCATAATATTCCCTTTCCACAAATCCACATGCATCCATGTCTTTTGAGATTGGCATCAAATGAGAGTGACCTTCCGTTAGTTAACAGAAACGACTCCAGAGTTCCTGTGAAGACTGCCAGTACCTCATCTTTAAAAGAGGACACAAAAGCGGCATATAACCGACCCACGACCCCACCTCCATCTCTTAGCAATACAGCCAATCTCTTTCCTGGTTCATCTGATGAGGTAATCAATGACATCACCGCCCAGAAAGATTCACCTGAGGTGGGTGTGGCTACTCCGAGCATCTCTAGCTCCACCCACCATGACACCCCAGGCTCCCATGATCCATGTGTGAAACCGGGCCAGACAGTAGGGCATCATAACCTACCGTATCCGTTACAGAGACAGAATGGAAAGATCCAGTATAAATGCAACGTGTGTGAGAAGGACTTCAGTCAGCTCTCAAATCTGAag GTGCACTTGAGAGTTCACAGCGGTGAGAAACCGTACAGGTGTGTTACCTGCAAAAGAAACTTTTCCCAACTAGCTCATcttcagaaacacacactgGTCCACACAGGAGAAAAACCTCACGAATGCCAT GTGTGTAACAGGCGCTTCAGCAGCAGCAGTAACCTGAAGACACACCTGCGTCTTCACTCAGGTGAACGGCCGTACGTCTGTAAGCAATGCCCGGCTCGCTTCACCCAGCACATCCACCTGCGTCTGCATAGACGTCTGCACACCTCCCCACGCCCTCACCAGTGTCAGGAATGCCTGCGCAAGTACACACACCTGTGCAGCCTGCAGATCCACTCGCATCAGTTCTGTCCCGACACCAGCACCACAGGCTCCGCCTCTCAGCTGGTCCTAGCCAATGAAGAGCTCGAGAGCTTCGACGTGAGTGAGGCCGCACAAAACCTTGAGGTTGCCATGGAGATGGCATCCGTACAGAGGATGTGTCAGTTGATCTGGGCGCGGGTGCTTGCAGTTCCGTCTTCCCTCCAGCAGGGGGCAGCACAAAAGCGATGTGAAGAAGGCCTGTGA
- the xkr5a gene encoding XK-related protein 5a — MPVTVAEWRRCGGGGARCWRVLMLAATALLMLAERSALVYCIGFYLWQDELCLAGLTFAFLLPGSLVQVLSFRWYRADGDTRICHNFVVHTLHLGIFKRLLDCSMGEWTQSHAQEVMHHADASALRLLEVLLMTLPQTFLQTYVLTAPGYGLSSPVALCAGLCLLSLSWALVLYSRACCLIRPGHLQMPPAALLCQLLWRAGTLAARFTSLALFTRTFGCWVIGVMASHWLIGGLWLVSQQTDIYVGKWSWRVFNVILGGVHVFLFLNVKDGPSRFRMAGFYTVMLLENATLLLAASDILTDASWDSLIVNTAVLCSFLFGLTALVSYYRFLHPKSTEISQGLHQHAHMGRECLQQTDSSFSLGDKSLPPALFPSSHPSCSLSGIPGSLLEHPGSCGVKPDGECRHHHWLLIRLALKTGDPTKVNGVYGAGGLSGILVMDQKADISEDGCALTSDSRDDTLAPLSDCREEFESVSEARAEEDEDDSLEMESPLESPVSECKRSSPEGKSVFGDSPEPNYCPTESSSTLYFSADPQSPSSSSNPRLDREMHFSFGSGLETLDELSPISTDGGLHRDLMRGLLDRAGPCYTSSPGLTGQGLPESSVTHLRGPRRQVVLSRRVLEEDAGF, encoded by the exons ATGCCGGTAACGGTGGCGGAGTGGAGAAGATGCGGCGGCGGGGGCGCGCGCTGCTGGCGCGTGCTGATGCTCGCCGCCACCGCGCTACTGATGCTTGCGGAGAGATCTGCGC TTGTTTACTGTATCGGGTTCTACCTGTGGCAGGATGAGTTGTGTTTGGCCGGACTGACCTTTGCCTTCCTGTTGCCGGGGTCACTGGTGCAGGTGTTGAGTTTCAGGTGGTACAGAGCCGACGGAGACACACGAATTTGCCACAATTTCGTCGTACACACACTGCACCTGGGCATCTTCAAAag GTTATTGGACTGCAGCATGGGCGAATGGACGCAGTCGCACGCGCAGGAGGTGATGCATCACGCGGATGCGTCTGCTCTGCGTCTCTTGGAGGTTCTTCTGATGACCCTTCCGCAGACGTTCTTGCAGACGTACGTTCTCACTGCTCCCGGCTACGGTCTCTCGTCTCCAG TTGCTCTGTGTGCTGGTTTGTGTTTGCTCTCGTTGTCCTGGGCGTTGGTCCTGTACAGTCGGGCGTGTTGTCTCATTCGTCCCGGGCATTTGCAGATGCCACCAGCTGCGCTCCTGTGCCAGCTGCTGTGGAGGGCAGGCACGTTAGCAGCACGCTTCACCAGCCTCGCCCTGTTCACCCGAACCTTCGGCTGCTGGGTCATCGGTGTCATGG CCTCTCATTGGCTGATCGGTGGGCTCTGGTTGGTCTCCCAGCAGACCGACATATATGTGGGCAAATGGTCGTGGCGTGTGTTTAACGTGATTCTGGGAGGGGTCCATGTGTTCCTGTTTCTCAATGTAAAGGACGGACCCTCACGGTTCCGCATGGCAGGATTCTACACG GTAATGCTGCTGGAGAATGCAACACTGTTATTGGCTGCTTCTGACATCCTTactgatgcatcatgggatagcCTGATCGTAAACACTGCTGTCTTGTGCAGTTTTCTGTTTG GTTTGACCGCCCTTGTGTCGTACTACCGATTTCTACATCCCAAATCCACCGAAATCTCGCAGGGTTTGCATCAGCATGCGCACATGGGCAGGGAATGTCTCCAGCAGACCGATTCTTCATTCTCTCTTGGAGACAAAAGTCTTCCCCCCGCCCTTTTTCCGTCCTCTCACCCTTCCTGTTCCCTCTCCGGAATTCCCGGATCTCTCCTGGAGCACCCGGGGAGCTGCGGAGTAAAACCGGACGGCGAGTGTCGACACCATCACTGGCTGCTGATACGTCTCGCCCTGAAAACCGGCGACCCCACTAAGGTCAACGGGGTGTACGGTGCGGGGGGCTTGTCTGGGATACTGGTGATGGATCAAAAAGCAGATATAAGCGAGGACGGGTGTGCGCTCACCTCTGACAGCAGGGACGATACGCTGGCGCCGCTGTCCGACTGCAGGGAGGAGTTTGAGAGCGTGAGTGAAGCGCGAGCAGAGGAGGACGAAGACGACAGTCTGGAAATGGAAAGCCCGTTGGAGTCGCCAGTCTCAGAGTGCAAGAGGAGCTCACCGGAGGGCAAGTCCGTGTTTGGGGACAGTCCCGAGCCGAACTACTGCCCCACCGAATCAAGCTCCACCTTGTACTTCAGCGCAGACCCACAATCCCCCAGCAGCTCCAGTAACCCACGCCTGGACCGCGAGATGCACTTCAGCTTCGGTTCCGGGCTAGAAACTCTAGATGAGCTGAGCCCCATCTCCACAGACGGTGGGCTGCACAGGGATCTCATGAGGGGACTTCTTGATCGAGCCGGGCCCTGCTACACGTCCTCGCCCGGACTGACCGGACAGGGGCTTCCAGAGAGTTCTGTAACCCACCTCAGAGGACCCCGCAGGCAGGTCGTTCTCTCCCGCAGGGTTTTAGAAGAGGACGCCGGGTTTTAA
- the tram2 gene encoding LOW QUALITY PROTEIN: translocating chain-associated membrane protein 2 (The sequence of the model RefSeq protein was modified relative to this genomic sequence to represent the inferred CDS: inserted 1 base in 1 codon): protein MAFRRRNKSYPFFSQEFLIQNHADIVFSLVILVLIGLMFETTAKTAILFIQPQFNISTVTADGEVTLYHYGWKDCATVLFYLFITIILHAVVQEYVLDKINRRLHLSKSKNTKFNESGQLCVFYLVSSFWSLYVITTEGYLLRPSSLWENYPHVHLRFQVKFFYITQLAYXVHALPELYFQKVRKEEMPRQLQYISLYLLHILAAYLLNLTRVGLVLLFLQYVSELVFHLSRLYYFIDENHNKLFQIWSVGFVVTRMITLTLMFLAVGFGLARSVNQTLDLETGNFNTLSVRLLVLFVVCFTQSWLLWKFFRFQLSRTRELRLEQAARKRAVAKQQMQRTLKRDSFGQHENGIIKAENGTSPRLKKIKAP, encoded by the exons ATGGCTTTCCGGAGGAGAAATAAAAGCTATCCTTTCTTCAGCCAAGAGTTTCTCATTCAGAATCACGCGGACATTGTCTTCAGTCTGGTGATTTTAGTTTTGATCGGACTGATGTTTGAG ACAACAGCAAAAACAGCCATATTATTCATTCAGCCGCAGTTCAACATCAGCACCGTGACTGCAG atgGAGAGGTGACTCTGTATCATTACGGATGGAAAGACTGTGCCACTGTTCTCTTCTATCTCTTCATCACCATCATTCTTCACGCTGTGGTGCAGGAGTATGTTTTAGAC AAAATAAACAGACGTCTCCACCTGTCGAAGAGTAAAAACACAAAGTTTAATGAATCCGggcagctgtgtgtgttttacctgGTGTCTAGTTTTTGGAGTCTGTACGTCATCACTACT GAGGGATACCTTTTGCGTCCCAGCAGTCTTTGGGAGAATTACCCCCATGTACACCTGAG GTTTCAGGTGAAGTTCTTCTACATAACGCAGTTGGCGT TGGTTCACGCACTGCCTGAACTTTACTTCCAGAAAGTGAGAAAG gaaGAAATGCCCCGTCAGCTGCAGTATATCAGTCTGTATCTCTTACACATTCTGGCTGCGTATTTGTTAAA TTTGACTCGAGTCGGGCTGGTTTTGCTGTTTCTGCAGTATGTCTCTGAACTGGTTTTCCATCTGTCTCGACTCTACTACTTCATCGATGAAAACCACAACAAATT GTTTCAGATTTGGTCCGTCGGGTTTGTTGTGACCCGTATGATCACGCTTACTCTGATGTTTCTGGCTGTCGGCTTCGGTTTGGCTCGTTCTGTAAACCagacgctggatttggagacgGGAAACTTTAACACTCTCTCTGTCAG GCTCCTGGTGTTGTTCGTTGTGTGTTTCACCCAGTCGTGGTTACTCTGGAAGTTCTTCCGCTTCCAGCTGAGCAGAACACGGGAGCTGAGGCTGGAGCAGGCGGCGCGTAAGAGAGCGGTCGCTAAGCAACAGATGCAGCGCACGCTGAAGCGAGACTCCT tCGGTCAGCATGAGAACGGAATCATTAAAGCAGAGAATGGGACATCCCCCCGTCTGAAGAAAATCAAGGCTCCTTAA
- the efhc1 gene encoding EF-hand domain-containing protein 1 isoform X1 yields MSVNTGHGLPFLPGNTFRDLTKSSFHRAQTLGYKNGYGVPRRPSAGIGRDPLLSANISHSERNQLVTDMPNLTYGTETQRHPPLDFTPAHAAYDKKVLRFYGYFRQDVLHSPVESFRIRPVVIYYYLEDDSICVIEPPVENSGIPQGKLIKRQRLTKNQHGELYHWKDLNLCMDMNVFGTEYRITRCDTFTQEFMESQGIVLNEPESIPSDPYTTRRSHNQLAQITPYEHNRQLERFLTKDRQVLRFFALWDDSDSLYGEKRPVTIHYYLVDDSVEICEHQVPNSGRDPFPVLLHRRKIPKHIKPACEPFPSCVLEVTQHDVQEYFAPGDLRLGEEVTLMGRRFLLCDCDDFTKKFYQENYPEIQLKAVPTDTTPQLDTRRLQVLPPYNGFGSLEDSLQNCLSLIPEPPKKDVIKLLENDHKVLRYAARLDSQNPPDEGRRFILLYYLSNDMISIFERPTRNSGIIGGKFLEKTRVPKPGSCTENPEYYGPADFFIGAAVEVFRHRFVLTDADRYVLSYLESVSDRMPENVLSSLRQKFAVSLNSDREQSEQASDESDGVFTHH; encoded by the exons ATGTCTGTGAACACCGGACACGGGCTTCCTTTCCTGCCAGGCAACACATTTCGGGATTTAACG AAATCCTCTTTTCACAGAGCTCAGACTCTGGGTTATAAGAACGGTTATGGTGTGCCCCGGAGACCCTCGGCCGGGATCGGTCGGGATCCGCTGCTGTCTGCGAACATCAGTCACAGTGAGCGGAATCAGCTGGTCACAGATATGCCGAACCTGACGTACGGTACCGAAACACAGCGACACCCGCCGCTCGACTTCACACCTGCACATGCTGCCTATGACAAGAAG GTGCTGCGTTTCTATGGTTACTTCCGTCAGGACGTGCTGCACTCCCCGGTTGAGAGCTTCCGCATTCGGCCGGTGGTGATTTATTATTACCTGGAGGACGACAGCATCTGCGTGATTGAGCCTCCCGTGGAAAACTCTGGAATTCCACAAGGGAAACTCATCAAACGTCAGAGACTGACCAAGAACCAGCACGGAGAACTCTACCACTGGAAAGATCTCAACCTCTGCATGGACATGAATGTGTTTGGAACAGAATACAGGATCACACGATGCGATACCTTTACACAG GAGTTCATGGAGAGTCAGGGGATTGTCCTGAATGAGCCAGAGTCCATTCCCAGCGATCCGTACACCACCCGGCGCTCTCACAACCAACTCGCCCAGATCACACCCTACGAACATAATCGCCAGCTTGAGCGTTTTCTCACTAAAGATCGACAG gtgctGCGGTTCTTCGCTCTATGGGATGATTCGGACTCTCTATACGGAGAGAAACGACCGGTAACCATTCATTATTATCTGGTGGATGACTCGGTGGAGATCTGCGAACATCAGGTGCCCAACAGCGGCCGCGATCCGTTTCCCGTGCTGCTCCACAGACGAAAAATCCCTAAACACATCAAACCAGCCTGCG AGCCGTTCCCCAGTTGTGTTCTTGAAGTGACCCAGCACGACGTGCAGGAATACTTTGCACCCGGAGACCTGAGGTTGGGCGAGGAGGTAACACTGATGGGACGACGCTTTCTTCTCTGCGACTGTGATGATTTCACCAAGAAATTTTACCAAGAAAATTACCCAGAGATCCAACTTAAAGCGGTCCCTACAGACACGACACCACAGCTGGACACAAGAAGG TTGCAGGTCCTTCCTCCATATAACGGCTTTGGTTCGCTGGAGGACTCTTTGCAGAACTGTCTGTCCCTGATTCCTGAACCTCCCAAGAAAGATGTGATCAAACTGCTTGAAAACGACCACAAAGTTCTGCGTTACGCCGCACGACTG GACTCCCAGAATCCTCCGGACGAGGGCCGGCGCTTTATTCTGCTATATTACCTGTCCAATGACATGATCAGCATCTTTGAAAGACCCACACGAAACTCCGGCATCATCGGAGGAAAATTCCTTGAGAAGACTCGAGTTCCGAAACCAGGAAGCTGCACAGAGAATCCGGAATACTACGGACCGGCAGATTTCTTCATTGGAGCTGCTGTAGAAG TGTTTAGACACAGGTTTGTCCTTACGGACGCTGACCGGTACGTGTTGAGTTATCTGGAGTCGGTGTCCGACCGCATGCCTGAAAACGTGCTCTCCTCACTGAGACAGAAGTTTGCGGTCAGTCTGAACTCAGACCGGGAGCAATCTGAACAAGCTTCAG ACGAGTCTGATGGAGTTTTCACCCACCATTAA
- the efhc1 gene encoding EF-hand domain-containing protein 1 isoform X2, translating to MSVNTGHGLPFLPGNTFRDLTKSSFHRAQTLGYKNGYGVPRRPSAGIGRDPLLSANISHSERNQLVTDMPNLTYGTETQRHPPLDFTPAHAAYDKKVLRFYGYFRQDVLHSPVESFRIRPVVIYYYLEDDSICVIEPPVENSGIPQGKLIKRQRLTKNQHGELYHWKDLNLCMDMNVFGTEYRITRCDTFTQEFMESQGIVLNEPESIPSDPYTTRRSHNQLAQITPYEHNRQLERFLTKDRQVLRFFALWDDSDSLYGEKRPVTIHYYLVDDSVEICEHQVPNSGRDPFPVLLHRRKIPKHIKPACEPFPSCVLEVTQHDVQEYFAPGDLRLGEEVTLMGRRFLLCDCDDFTKKFYQENYPEIQLKAVPTDTTPQLDTRRVLPPYNGFGSLEDSLQNCLSLIPEPPKKDVIKLLENDHKVLRYAARLDSQNPPDEGRRFILLYYLSNDMISIFERPTRNSGIIGGKFLEKTRVPKPGSCTENPEYYGPADFFIGAAVEVFRHRFVLTDADRYVLSYLESVSDRMPENVLSSLRQKFAVSLNSDREQSEQASDESDGVFTHH from the exons ATGTCTGTGAACACCGGACACGGGCTTCCTTTCCTGCCAGGCAACACATTTCGGGATTTAACG AAATCCTCTTTTCACAGAGCTCAGACTCTGGGTTATAAGAACGGTTATGGTGTGCCCCGGAGACCCTCGGCCGGGATCGGTCGGGATCCGCTGCTGTCTGCGAACATCAGTCACAGTGAGCGGAATCAGCTGGTCACAGATATGCCGAACCTGACGTACGGTACCGAAACACAGCGACACCCGCCGCTCGACTTCACACCTGCACATGCTGCCTATGACAAGAAG GTGCTGCGTTTCTATGGTTACTTCCGTCAGGACGTGCTGCACTCCCCGGTTGAGAGCTTCCGCATTCGGCCGGTGGTGATTTATTATTACCTGGAGGACGACAGCATCTGCGTGATTGAGCCTCCCGTGGAAAACTCTGGAATTCCACAAGGGAAACTCATCAAACGTCAGAGACTGACCAAGAACCAGCACGGAGAACTCTACCACTGGAAAGATCTCAACCTCTGCATGGACATGAATGTGTTTGGAACAGAATACAGGATCACACGATGCGATACCTTTACACAG GAGTTCATGGAGAGTCAGGGGATTGTCCTGAATGAGCCAGAGTCCATTCCCAGCGATCCGTACACCACCCGGCGCTCTCACAACCAACTCGCCCAGATCACACCCTACGAACATAATCGCCAGCTTGAGCGTTTTCTCACTAAAGATCGACAG gtgctGCGGTTCTTCGCTCTATGGGATGATTCGGACTCTCTATACGGAGAGAAACGACCGGTAACCATTCATTATTATCTGGTGGATGACTCGGTGGAGATCTGCGAACATCAGGTGCCCAACAGCGGCCGCGATCCGTTTCCCGTGCTGCTCCACAGACGAAAAATCCCTAAACACATCAAACCAGCCTGCG AGCCGTTCCCCAGTTGTGTTCTTGAAGTGACCCAGCACGACGTGCAGGAATACTTTGCACCCGGAGACCTGAGGTTGGGCGAGGAGGTAACACTGATGGGACGACGCTTTCTTCTCTGCGACTGTGATGATTTCACCAAGAAATTTTACCAAGAAAATTACCCAGAGATCCAACTTAAAGCGGTCCCTACAGACACGACACCACAGCTGGACACAAGAAGG GTCCTTCCTCCATATAACGGCTTTGGTTCGCTGGAGGACTCTTTGCAGAACTGTCTGTCCCTGATTCCTGAACCTCCCAAGAAAGATGTGATCAAACTGCTTGAAAACGACCACAAAGTTCTGCGTTACGCCGCACGACTG GACTCCCAGAATCCTCCGGACGAGGGCCGGCGCTTTATTCTGCTATATTACCTGTCCAATGACATGATCAGCATCTTTGAAAGACCCACACGAAACTCCGGCATCATCGGAGGAAAATTCCTTGAGAAGACTCGAGTTCCGAAACCAGGAAGCTGCACAGAGAATCCGGAATACTACGGACCGGCAGATTTCTTCATTGGAGCTGCTGTAGAAG TGTTTAGACACAGGTTTGTCCTTACGGACGCTGACCGGTACGTGTTGAGTTATCTGGAGTCGGTGTCCGACCGCATGCCTGAAAACGTGCTCTCCTCACTGAGACAGAAGTTTGCGGTCAGTCTGAACTCAGACCGGGAGCAATCTGAACAAGCTTCAG ACGAGTCTGATGGAGTTTTCACCCACCATTAA
- the LOC130434260 gene encoding protein eva-1 homolog A isoform X2, protein MPHDPNVVGDSAPPDGTPPLTSDTAPGKSTRGRTSGPYSEETDLSAKGNKESEPIPTISTMTRPVMNLISSMLSAYTYITGHPERCALYFMCGVCVGLFVTLFALVVQISCRTDFKPRHAVGKKRPRPANSDSDTLDSDSDWDTRSDLSARRQRRFERTLNTNVFASAEELERAQRLEERERIIREIWMNGQPDVPGTRSLNRYY, encoded by the exons ATGCCTCATGACCCCAATGTGGTGGGAGACAGTGCCCCTCCTGACGGGACCCCGCCTCTGACCTCTGACACAGCACCAG GGAAGTCGACACGAGGCCGGACCTCCGGACCATATTCAGAAGAGACGGATCTGTCCGCAAAAGGAAATAAAGAAAGTGAACCGATCCCGACCATCTCCACGATGACCCGACCGGTCATGAATCTCATCAGCAGCATGCTGTCAGCTTACACCTACATCACAG GACACCCGGAGCGTTGTGCACTGTATTTCATGTGCGGCGTGTGCGTTGGACTCTTCGTGACACTCTTCGCGCTGGTGGTCCAAATCTCCTGCCGTACGGACTTTAAACCGCGTCACGCAGTCGGCAAGAAACGCCCGAGACCCGCGAACTCCGACAGCGACACTCTGGACTCTGATTCCGACTGGGACACGCGCTCTGACCTCTCGGCCCGCCGGCAACGGCGCTTCGAGCGCACGCTCAATACGAACGTCTTCGCGTCAGCCGAGGAGCTTGAGCGAGCACAGCGAttggaggagagagagcgaatCATACGAGAAATATGGATGAACGGACAGCCGGATGTCCCCGGGACTCGCAGCCTGAATCGCTACTATTAA